A genomic window from Sphingobacterium spiritivorum includes:
- the der gene encoding ribosome biogenesis GTPase Der, translating into MANIVAIVGRPNVGKSTLFNRLTESRKAIVDDFSGVTRDRHYESAEWIGKKFTVIDTGGFVHGSDDVFEEAIRDQVYIAIEEASVIIFMVDVTTGITDLDDEIADILRRSTKPVYVAANKVDHAKLHHDSAEFYAFGLGEIYNISSATGSGTGELLDAVVSTFEVEEEEESTLPKYTIVGRPNVGKSSLTNALLGKERNIVTPVAGTTRDSIRIHYNQFGHEFLLIDTAGMRRKSKVNEDIEFYSVMRTIKALEDSDVVILMLDAQDGIEAQDINIFHLAEKNKKGVMIVVNKWDLIEKDNKTMKEFEARIREKIAPFTDVPIVFTSVTEKQRIHKTLEVAAKVYQNKTKKIPTSKLNEVMLQVIENYPPPAIKGKYIKVKYVTQIPGRSPMFAFFCNLPQYIKDPYKRYVENKLRENFDFEGVPIQLYFRQK; encoded by the coding sequence ATGGCAAATATTGTTGCAATCGTAGGTCGTCCAAATGTTGGAAAATCAACTCTTTTTAATCGTCTTACGGAAAGTAGAAAGGCTATTGTGGATGACTTTAGCGGGGTAACTCGCGATCGTCACTACGAATCTGCCGAGTGGATAGGGAAAAAATTTACTGTTATCGATACCGGAGGTTTTGTACACGGATCAGACGATGTGTTTGAAGAGGCTATTCGTGATCAGGTGTACATCGCTATTGAAGAGGCTTCCGTTATTATTTTTATGGTAGATGTGACTACCGGTATCACAGATCTGGATGATGAGATAGCCGACATTCTTAGAAGAAGTACGAAGCCCGTATATGTTGCGGCCAATAAAGTAGACCACGCTAAACTGCACCATGATTCTGCTGAATTCTATGCTTTTGGTCTGGGTGAAATTTATAATATTTCTTCAGCTACAGGTTCCGGAACAGGAGAATTGTTAGATGCTGTTGTTTCTACTTTTGAAGTTGAAGAAGAAGAAGAATCCACGCTTCCCAAATATACTATTGTGGGTCGTCCGAATGTAGGTAAATCCTCATTGACGAATGCATTATTAGGGAAAGAACGTAATATCGTAACACCTGTTGCAGGTACGACACGTGATTCTATCCGTATCCACTATAATCAGTTTGGTCATGAATTCCTATTGATTGATACGGCAGGTATGCGCAGGAAATCAAAAGTAAATGAAGATATTGAGTTTTATTCCGTTATGCGTACGATCAAGGCATTGGAAGATTCCGATGTTGTTATTCTGATGCTGGATGCTCAGGATGGTATTGAAGCGCAGGATATTAATATCTTTCATTTAGCGGAGAAAAATAAAAAGGGTGTCATGATCGTGGTCAATAAGTGGGATTTGATCGAGAAGGATAATAAGACCATGAAAGAATTCGAAGCCCGTATCCGTGAAAAAATCGCCCCTTTTACAGATGTTCCTATTGTATTTACATCTGTAACGGAGAAACAACGTATCCATAAAACACTGGAGGTGGCTGCGAAAGTATATCAGAATAAAACCAAGAAAATCCCTACTTCTAAGTTGAATGAAGTGATGTTGCAGGTGATCGAAAACTATCCTCCTCCTGCAATTAAGGGGAAATATATCAAAGTCAAATATGTGACCCAGATTCCGGGAAGATCCCCGATGTTTGCGTTCTTCTGTAATCTTCCTCAGTACATCAAGGATCCTTACAAAAGATATGTAGAGAATAAGTTGCGTGAGAATTTTGATTTTGAGGGAGTTCCGATTCAGTTATATTTCAGACAAAAATAG
- a CDS encoding GIY-YIG nuclease family protein: protein MFTVYVLYSGVYDKIYIGMTSDLPSRLLSHNELGTKGWTIRYRPWELLYTEEYATKSEALKREQELKSYQGRLFIRSLLKG, encoded by the coding sequence ATGTTTACGGTTTATGTTCTGTATTCCGGTGTTTATGATAAGATTTATATCGGTATGACTTCAGATTTGCCATCTCGTCTGCTTTCTCATAATGAATTAGGGACTAAGGGTTGGACAATCCGTTACCGGCCGTGGGAGTTGCTTTATACAGAAGAATATGCCACTAAATCAGAAGCACTGAAGCGGGAACAGGAATTGAAAAGTTATCAGGGGAGATTGTTTATCCGGAGCTTACTGAAAGGGTAG
- the uvrC gene encoding excinuclease ABC subunit UvrC, translated as MSSFDYKEELKRIPHKPGVYQYFDKQDELIYIGKAKDLRNRVGSYFVNDNQLSGKTRVLVRKINRIAFTIVDTEIDAWLLENNLIKKHKPKYNVMLKDDKTYPWIVIKQERFPRVFWTRKYIKDGSRYFGPYASVGMMHTVLDVIRELFPLRTCNLSLTDDNIRTGKFKVCLEYQIGNCKGPCEGYQSEEDYDQNLDDIKDILNGKIAVVTNRLKQQIDTAVGALNFELAHALKSKLDKLDYYQSKSTVVNSSITNVDVFSIASDQSYAFVNFLKVMNGVIIQTQTLEMKRRLDETDVELLALAIPEIRNRFKSASREIIVPFDMDIEGDDNIKFTVPKLGEKRKLLDLSLKNVAYFKKERLLHYERLNPDLKTERILTQMQKDLRMNVLPQHIECFDNSNIQGNFPVSAIVVFKDAKPSKKDYRHFNVKTVVGPNDFATMEEAVFRRYRRLLDEDQPLPQLIIIDGGKGQLGAALKSLRLLGIEKQVTVIGIAKRLEELYYPGDQYPLYLDKKSETLKIIQHLRDEAHRFGITFHRNQRSRKTFVSELENIPGVGKTSVDKLLKTFKSVRKVKEASDEELKKVLNLKQVKALREYFQDDTPD; from the coding sequence ATGAGCTCATTTGACTATAAAGAAGAATTAAAGCGTATTCCGCACAAACCGGGTGTTTATCAATATTTTGATAAGCAGGATGAGCTGATCTATATCGGTAAAGCAAAAGATCTGCGTAATCGAGTCGGATCTTACTTTGTCAATGATAATCAGCTAAGTGGTAAAACGCGGGTACTTGTACGAAAAATTAATCGTATTGCTTTTACTATTGTAGATACGGAGATCGATGCCTGGTTATTGGAGAACAATCTGATAAAAAAGCATAAGCCTAAGTATAATGTGATGCTCAAGGATGATAAGACTTATCCCTGGATTGTCATCAAGCAGGAACGTTTTCCCAGAGTATTCTGGACAAGAAAATATATCAAGGATGGTTCCCGTTATTTTGGGCCATATGCCTCAGTCGGTATGATGCACACGGTACTCGATGTGATCAGAGAATTGTTTCCGCTGCGTACCTGCAATCTGTCATTGACGGACGATAATATTCGCACAGGTAAATTCAAAGTCTGTCTGGAATATCAGATTGGCAACTGTAAAGGGCCATGTGAAGGTTATCAGTCAGAAGAGGATTATGATCAGAATCTGGATGATATCAAAGATATTCTGAATGGTAAGATTGCCGTGGTCACTAATCGTCTTAAACAACAGATCGATACAGCGGTTGGAGCATTGAACTTTGAACTGGCTCATGCGCTCAAGTCCAAATTGGATAAGCTGGATTATTACCAAAGTAAATCTACAGTCGTCAATTCTTCTATTACAAATGTGGATGTGTTCAGTATTGCTTCGGATCAGAGTTATGCATTTGTCAACTTTCTGAAAGTAATGAACGGCGTGATTATCCAGACGCAGACCTTAGAAATGAAGCGTCGTCTGGATGAAACCGATGTCGAACTACTGGCGCTGGCAATTCCGGAAATTAGAAATCGTTTTAAGAGCGCCTCCAGAGAGATTATCGTGCCTTTTGATATGGATATCGAAGGAGATGATAATATTAAGTTTACGGTGCCCAAATTAGGTGAAAAACGCAAATTGCTGGACTTGTCTCTTAAGAATGTCGCTTATTTCAAAAAAGAACGCTTATTGCATTATGAAAGATTAAATCCGGATCTCAAAACAGAGCGTATTCTGACCCAGATGCAAAAGGATCTTCGGATGAATGTTCTTCCTCAGCATATCGAATGTTTTGATAACTCCAATATACAGGGTAATTTCCCCGTGTCTGCGATCGTGGTGTTTAAAGATGCGAAACCTTCCAAGAAAGATTACAGACATTTTAATGTGAAGACTGTCGTTGGTCCCAATGATTTTGCGACAATGGAGGAAGCTGTTTTCAGACGGTACAGAAGATTATTGGATGAAGATCAGCCATTGCCACAGTTGATTATTATTGACGGGGGTAAAGGACAGTTAGGTGCAGCATTGAAAAGCCTGAGGTTGCTGGGGATTGAGAAGCAGGTGACAGTCATTGGTATAGCTAAACGTCTCGAGGAACTGTATTATCCCGGAGATCAGTATCCGCTTTATCTGGATAAAAAATCAGAAACACTCAAAATTATCCAACATCTCCGTGACGAAGCGCATCGCTTTGGGATTACTTTTCACCGGAATCAGAGAAGCCGGAAGACTTTTGTCTCCGAATTGGAGAATATCCCGGGAGTAGGCAAGACTTCTGTTGACAAGTTACTGAAAACATTTAAATCGGTCAGAAAAGTCAAAGAGGCGAGTGACGAGGAACTAAAAAAAGTGCTTAACCTGAAACAGGTAAAAGCACTTCGTGAATATTTTCAGGACGATACCCCTGATTAG
- a CDS encoding SusC/RagA family TonB-linked outer membrane protein yields the protein MIKKFSIKAPFKPIFLSLLLTGTGSSALIVKAGSMGKIDYSYARHLQQGIRGKVTDGTNPLSGVTVIVKGSAKATSTDASGNFSIDAKVGDVLTFSSVGYEPQEVKVVGATVSVQLISDNEALEEVVVVGFARQKKVNLTGAVQAISSKDLEDRPVTNVSSAIQGKFAGVTISQNSGQPGKDNGTIRIRGLGTINNANPLVIVDGIESSMNNINPNDIENISVLKDGPSAAIYGSKAANGVILITTKKGGNGKPQLNYTGYAGIQDPTRLPNYMDSYDHAVILNEALTNEGKAIRFSEADLQGFKSGSDPDKYPNTDWLDLLYQGSGFQQSHNLQVTGGTDDVKYMASAGYLGQKGVIKIAASDRYNLRTNIGAKVSERLNLDLGLAYNYQRIDEPVNPYTGDMAQIFRQSNRIPSFIPYKYSNGYYGYYGDGNPIAWLDMGSVDKMINKHTQVNFSGEFKIMDGLKFKQVVGFQPIDNLSSKFVKDIQYYDNTTGNPTSKQGPNNLTVYNFQSERLTFQSLLTYDKKIGQHQLNVLGGFMDETFKADYSSSYRQNFLNNDLSEINLGDVDGQRAEGGAKKLILRSWFGRVNYVFADKYLLEANVRHDGTSRFLGTHRWSTFPSFSAGWRISQEEFFANSGLANSISEFKLRGGWGKLGNQQLAATTDNNYPTDDSYYPGVFVISPGYNYPFGGVTNPGGAIVNSANPVLAWESTQSTNIGFDLNFKNNLGIVVDYFDRITDGVLLQLPVSSLYGLPAPTQNAGKVQNNGIEVQLNYQGRAGELKYSFAVNGSYINNQIKQWKNTAAEPNGTFYVYQQGSPIRSFYGYETLGIYRTDEEYKNSGVKGVNNNVGAGDLIYKDQNGDGKIDGNDRVYLGSPDPKYIFGLTSNLSYKNFDLSLFFQGAAKVQGYLWGEAIGSISGSDKPTDIYADRFNANTNPNGSMPRALTSWTQNSPLSTPSDFWIQNASYLRLKNITVGYTIPKRFVDKIGIKGAKIYYSGQNLLTFTGFAKGFDPETPADSRGNFYPQVKTNVFGLNVNF from the coding sequence ATGATCAAGAAGTTTTCAATTAAAGCTCCTTTCAAACCGATTTTTCTTTCTTTACTTCTAACCGGAACTGGTTCTTCGGCTCTTATTGTAAAGGCCGGAAGTATGGGTAAGATTGATTATTCCTATGCAAGACATTTGCAACAGGGAATTAGGGGAAAAGTGACAGATGGTACTAATCCGCTAAGTGGAGTTACCGTAATTGTCAAAGGAAGTGCTAAAGCTACATCTACTGATGCCTCCGGAAATTTTAGTATTGATGCTAAAGTTGGCGATGTTCTGACATTTTCAAGTGTTGGGTATGAGCCTCAGGAGGTTAAGGTTGTCGGAGCGACTGTTTCCGTTCAGTTGATATCAGATAATGAAGCATTGGAGGAGGTTGTAGTCGTAGGTTTTGCAAGACAGAAGAAAGTGAATCTGACTGGTGCTGTGCAGGCCATATCTTCCAAAGATCTGGAAGATCGTCCGGTAACGAATGTTTCCTCAGCTATTCAGGGGAAATTTGCAGGTGTAACAATTAGTCAGAATTCAGGACAACCTGGAAAAGATAACGGAACAATCCGGATCAGAGGTCTGGGAACCATTAATAATGCGAATCCTTTGGTAATCGTAGACGGAATTGAGAGTTCTATGAATAATATCAATCCCAATGATATAGAAAATATATCGGTGCTAAAAGATGGTCCGAGTGCCGCTATTTATGGTTCAAAAGCGGCTAACGGAGTTATTTTGATCACAACAAAAAAAGGAGGAAATGGCAAGCCTCAACTGAATTATACTGGATATGCGGGTATACAGGACCCGACAAGGTTGCCCAATTATATGGATTCATATGATCATGCCGTTATCTTGAATGAGGCTTTGACTAATGAAGGTAAAGCGATTCGTTTTTCAGAAGCCGATCTTCAGGGATTTAAAAGCGGATCAGATCCTGATAAATACCCTAATACGGATTGGCTTGATTTATTATATCAGGGTTCAGGATTTCAGCAGTCTCATAACTTACAGGTTACAGGTGGGACAGATGATGTCAAGTATATGGCGTCAGCAGGTTATCTGGGACAAAAAGGTGTAATCAAAATTGCCGCATCAGATCGCTATAATCTGCGGACCAATATTGGCGCTAAAGTTTCAGAGCGATTGAATCTGGATTTAGGGTTGGCATATAATTATCAACGGATTGATGAACCTGTAAATCCCTACACAGGAGACATGGCACAGATATTCAGACAATCAAACCGTATTCCTTCTTTTATTCCTTATAAATATTCAAATGGCTACTATGGTTATTATGGGGATGGAAATCCAATTGCGTGGTTAGATATGGGATCTGTCGATAAGATGATCAACAAACACACTCAAGTGAATTTCTCAGGAGAATTCAAGATCATGGATGGGTTAAAATTCAAACAAGTCGTGGGGTTTCAGCCGATTGATAATCTTTCTTCAAAATTTGTAAAAGATATTCAATACTATGATAATACAACCGGAAACCCAACCAGCAAACAAGGGCCAAATAATTTAACTGTCTATAACTTTCAGTCCGAGCGCTTAACATTTCAGTCCTTACTGACTTATGATAAAAAGATTGGACAGCATCAGTTGAATGTTTTGGGAGGATTTATGGATGAGACATTTAAAGCAGATTATTCCAGCTCCTACAGGCAGAATTTTTTAAATAATGATCTGTCCGAAATAAATTTAGGAGATGTCGATGGCCAAAGGGCAGAAGGCGGGGCTAAAAAGTTAATATTAAGATCCTGGTTTGGTCGTGTGAATTATGTATTTGCAGATAAATATTTGCTTGAAGCGAATGTGCGGCATGACGGTACTTCCCGGTTTTTAGGTACTCACAGATGGAGTACTTTTCCTTCTTTCTCAGCGGGATGGAGAATTTCCCAAGAAGAGTTTTTTGCCAATTCAGGTTTAGCCAATTCAATATCTGAATTTAAATTAAGAGGGGGATGGGGAAAACTGGGTAATCAACAGCTTGCCGCCACGACAGACAATAATTATCCTACAGATGACTCCTATTACCCGGGTGTTTTCGTAATAAGTCCGGGATATAATTATCCTTTTGGCGGTGTTACAAATCCCGGAGGAGCAATTGTTAATTCCGCAAATCCGGTTCTGGCCTGGGAATCTACTCAAAGTACCAATATTGGTTTTGATTTGAATTTCAAAAATAATCTGGGTATTGTGGTGGACTATTTTGATCGTATAACGGATGGAGTATTATTACAGTTACCTGTATCTTCCTTGTATGGTCTGCCTGCTCCTACACAAAATGCAGGAAAAGTTCAAAATAACGGTATTGAAGTTCAGTTAAACTATCAGGGAAGAGCAGGAGAGTTAAAGTATAGTTTCGCAGTAAACGGTTCATACATAAATAACCAGATCAAACAATGGAAAAATACAGCAGCTGAACCCAACGGTACATTTTATGTCTATCAGCAGGGATCACCTATCCGTTCATTCTATGGTTATGAGACATTAGGTATTTACCGTACGGATGAAGAATATAAAAACAGCGGTGTCAAAGGAGTAAACAATAATGTGGGTGCAGGAGACCTTATTTATAAAGATCAGAACGGAGATGGTAAAATTGACGGGAATGACCGCGTATACCTGGGTTCTCCTGATCCTAAATATATCTTTGGTCTGACATCAAATCTAAGCTATAAAAATTTTGATCTGAGTCTGTTTTTCCAGGGTGCGGCTAAAGTGCAGGGATATCTGTGGGGTGAAGCAATCGGAAGTATTTCAGGATCAGATAAGCCGACTGATATTTATGCCGACAGATTCAATGCAAATACAAATCCGAACGGATCAATGCCGAGAGCACTGACAAGCTGGACGCAAAACAGTCCATTAAGTACACCTTCAGATTTCTGGATTCAAAATGCAAGTTACTTAAGGCTGAAAAACATCACAGTAGGTTATACTATTCCTAAGCGTTTTGTAGATAAAATAGGAATCAAAGGAGCCAAAATATATTATAGCGGACAGAATTTGTTGACTTTTACAGGTTTTGCCAAAGGCTTTGATCCGGAAACACCTGCGGATTCAAGAGGTAACTTCTATCCACAGGTAAAAACAAATGTTTTTGGGTTGAATGTGAATTTTTAA
- a CDS encoding RagB/SusD family nutrient uptake outer membrane protein, with the protein MKFNTYIAVALGLTSVLFSCQKLDQDPLDAISESNFWNTEKETLYAVTGLYSGRRGTDGKLVAGSSWEDGSQIFYMDCTSDNSNSDFPWEGFQALGNGNATPTDAGNASTRYSYELIRRANWILENIDKSPVSETLKNRLKAEVRVIRAYRYLDMATLFGAVPILTKTVSIEEAYAPANTQKEVLQFVETELKDAAAILPAKYDASNVGRMTKGAALGLLARCYAFQNKHEEVISTTEQIITSGTYQLFGDYANLFEEANENNSEVMMDIQYVANIQGYTDLGIMMPNLSGGWSSIVPTQNLIDAYETKDGEPISESVTYSASQPYTNRDPRLSATVVYPGALYSGRYFDPLNPSSKDHPAAADNASSTGYNYKKYLQNPSSYSNVWNVGVNIIVMRYAEMLLLNAEAKIESNKIDNSVYEHLNAVRVRAGMPKVNEAVYSNQTKLRELVRREFRVEFAGEGRRRFDIIRWGIADVVMNGAVYGSLSKGSVNSQTGEVTFTNLTDRFFVENRIFTKGKNELWPIPQVVIDNSKGTLSQNPNY; encoded by the coding sequence ATGAAATTTAATACATATATAGCAGTTGCATTAGGACTTACATCTGTTTTGTTTTCCTGCCAAAAGCTGGATCAGGATCCTTTGGATGCAATAAGTGAAAGTAACTTCTGGAATACGGAAAAAGAAACATTGTACGCTGTTACAGGTTTATATAGCGGTAGAAGGGGAACAGACGGTAAATTAGTCGCCGGTTCATCCTGGGAAGATGGTAGTCAGATCTTCTATATGGATTGTACATCAGATAATTCTAACAGTGATTTTCCCTGGGAAGGATTTCAGGCTTTGGGTAACGGGAATGCAACTCCTACGGATGCCGGAAATGCTTCAACACGATATAGTTATGAGTTGATCCGAAGAGCAAACTGGATTTTGGAGAATATAGATAAATCTCCTGTTTCTGAAACGTTGAAAAACCGGTTGAAAGCCGAAGTCAGAGTTATTCGTGCTTATCGTTATCTGGATATGGCCACATTGTTTGGTGCAGTGCCAATTTTGACAAAAACGGTCTCTATTGAAGAAGCATATGCGCCAGCTAATACGCAAAAAGAAGTTCTGCAGTTTGTGGAGACAGAATTAAAAGATGCAGCAGCTATATTACCTGCAAAATACGACGCCAGTAATGTAGGACGTATGACTAAAGGAGCGGCTCTTGGGTTGCTGGCTCGTTGTTATGCTTTTCAGAATAAACACGAAGAAGTTATCAGTACTACGGAGCAGATAATTACTTCCGGCACATATCAGTTGTTTGGTGATTATGCAAATCTGTTTGAAGAAGCAAATGAGAATAACAGTGAAGTGATGATGGATATTCAGTACGTGGCGAATATTCAGGGGTACACAGATTTAGGAATTATGATGCCAAATCTGTCAGGCGGCTGGAGTTCGATTGTTCCTACACAGAATCTGATAGATGCTTATGAAACAAAAGATGGAGAACCTATCAGTGAATCTGTAACTTACAGTGCTTCTCAGCCATACACGAATCGTGATCCGAGACTTTCGGCTACTGTAGTCTATCCGGGAGCATTATATAGTGGCAGATATTTTGATCCCTTGAATCCAAGTTCAAAAGATCATCCTGCAGCAGCCGATAATGCATCCAGTACAGGATATAACTATAAGAAATATTTGCAAAATCCGTCTTCATACAGCAATGTATGGAATGTAGGCGTTAACATTATTGTGATGCGTTATGCTGAAATGCTGCTGCTGAATGCCGAAGCTAAGATCGAGTCAAATAAAATTGATAACAGTGTGTACGAACATTTAAATGCGGTACGTGTACGCGCAGGAATGCCTAAAGTAAATGAAGCTGTTTATAGTAATCAGACAAAACTCAGAGAATTGGTTCGTCGGGAATTTCGTGTAGAATTTGCTGGAGAAGGAAGACGTAGATTCGATATTATCCGTTGGGGTATTGCAGATGTTGTCATGAACGGAGCTGTTTATGGCAGCTTATCAAAGGGCAGTGTAAATTCTCAAACCGGAGAAGTGACATTTACTAACCTTACAGATCGTTTTTTCGTGGAGAACAGGATCTTCACTAAAGGGAAAAATGAATTATGGCCTATTCCACAGGTGGTAATTGACAACAGTAAAGGGACGTTAAGTCAAAATCCAAATTATTAA
- a CDS encoding GIY-YIG nuclease family protein produces MFTVYVLYSGVYDKIYIGMTSDLPSRLLSHNELGTKGWTIRYRPWELLYTEEYATKSEALKREQALKSYQGRLFIRSLLKG; encoded by the coding sequence ATGTTTACGGTTTATGTTCTGTATTCCGGTGTTTATGATAAGATTTATATCGGTATGACTTCAGATTTGCCATCTCGTCTGCTTTCTCATAATGAATTAGGGACTAAGGGTTGGACAATCCGTTACCGGCCGTGGGAGTTGCTTTATACAGAAGAATATGCCACTAAATCAGAAGCACTGAAGCGGGAACAGGCATTGAAAAGTTATCAGGGGAGATTGTTTATCCGGAGCTTACTGAAAGGGTAG
- the era gene encoding GTPase Era → MSHKAGFVSIIGKPNAGKSTLMNALVGEKMSIITPKAQTTRHRIIGIVNDENHQIVFSDTPGVIKPNYSLQESMMNFVQGSLIDADIILFVTDINEKYDENDVIEKLRKTSSPVAVLINKIDKSTEEDVKAKIEFWKEKLNPDTIFAISALLQHNVVAIMEYIKEKLPEHAPYYEKDELTDKSMRFFVSEMIREKVFKLYDKEIPYSTEVIITSYKEEPKITRIAAEIIVERDSQKNILIGKAGEMIKKVGTYARQDIEEFIGGKVFLEIFVKVIPDWRSKKNYLKRFGYDD, encoded by the coding sequence ATGTCGCACAAAGCAGGTTTCGTAAGTATCATTGGTAAGCCCAACGCAGGTAAGTCTACGCTAATGAACGCTTTAGTAGGTGAAAAGATGTCAATCATCACACCAAAAGCTCAAACAACAAGACACCGGATAATTGGTATTGTCAACGATGAAAACCATCAAATTGTCTTTTCGGACACTCCCGGAGTCATCAAACCCAACTATTCTTTACAAGAATCTATGATGAATTTTGTCCAGGGATCACTAATTGATGCGGATATTATTCTTTTTGTTACGGACATCAACGAAAAATATGATGAAAATGATGTTATCGAAAAATTAAGAAAAACTTCTTCTCCTGTTGCGGTTCTGATTAACAAAATAGATAAATCTACAGAGGAAGATGTAAAAGCAAAAATCGAGTTCTGGAAAGAAAAGTTAAATCCGGACACCATATTTGCTATTTCAGCCTTGCTCCAGCACAATGTGGTGGCTATTATGGAATACATCAAAGAGAAGCTTCCGGAGCATGCTCCATACTATGAAAAGGACGAGCTAACGGACAAATCTATGCGTTTTTTCGTTTCTGAGATGATTCGTGAAAAAGTCTTCAAACTATATGACAAGGAGATTCCTTACAGTACTGAGGTCATTATTACTTCTTACAAAGAAGAACCAAAAATCACCAGAATCGCAGCTGAAATTATTGTTGAACGCGATTCTCAAAAGAACATCCTGATCGGAAAAGCCGGAGAAATGATCAAAAAAGTAGGTACATATGCCCGTCAGGACATAGAAGAATTTATAGGAGGCAAGGTCTTTCTGGAAATCTTTGTCAAAGTCATCCCGGATTGGAGAAGTAAGAAAAACTACCTGAAAAGATTCGGATATGATGACTAA
- a CDS encoding GIY-YIG nuclease family protein: protein MFTVYVLYSGVYDKIYIGMTSDLPSRLLSHNELGTKGWTIRYRPWELLYTEEYATKSEALKREQELKSYQGRLFIRSLLKG, encoded by the coding sequence ATGTTTACGGTTTATGTTCTGTATTCCGGTGTTTATGATAAGATTTATATCGGTATGACTTCAGATTTGCCATCTCGTCTGCTTTCTCATAATGAATTAGGGACTAAGGGTTGGACAATCCGTTATCGGCCGTGGGAGTTGCTTTATACAGAAGAATATGCCACTAAATCAGAAGCACTGAAGCGGGAACAGGAATTGAAAAGTTATCAGGGGAGATTGTTTATCCGGAGCTTACTGAAAGGGTAG